One Scomber scombrus chromosome 4, fScoSco1.1, whole genome shotgun sequence genomic region harbors:
- the gapvd1 gene encoding GTPase-activating protein and VPS9 domain-containing protein 1 isoform X3 encodes MVKPDIHTLAHHLKQERLYVASEKQLIQRLNSDVLKTAERLYRAAWIAKQQRINLDRLILTSAEASPAECCQHAKMLEDTQFVDGYKTLGFQETIYGEFVARLRENPRLVASCLVAGERLNQEHTQGVIYTVFTSLYGNCIMQEDESYLLQVLRYLVEFELKENDNPRRLLRRGTCAFSILFKLFSEGLYSAKLFLTATLHEPIMQLLVEDEDHLETDPAKVTERLTPAQQERFGEKGSEGYKQRVQAAVEANEAKLVALVNKFIGYLKQNTYCFPHSLRWIVSQMYKTLSCVERLEVGEVRTMCTDLLLTCFICPAIVNPEQYGIISDAPINEVARFNLMQVGQLLQQLAMADDDADPRRKSCLSKFDKSCVAAFLDVVIGGRAVETPPMSSMNLLEGLSRTAVYITHHQLLALVDFVRSVTAGDHLREEDHMALETLLANVPQSRTVKSNSLELTPSNTPQLSPATTPANKKNRLPIGQHLAAITSWDPTTTALSAHIPLVTPFAAARSRSRTNIAQEGEAEASSQESLQELMPEEVLVISLGFGPQNVPGMMSENEVLNLQMADGAPGDGHADDTKLHGKPDKTLRFSLCSDNLEGISEGPSNRSNSVSSLDLEGESVSELGAGPSGSNGVEALQLLEHEQATTQDNLDDKLRKFEIRDMMGLTDDRDISETVSETWSTDVLGSDFDPNMDEDRLQEIAGAAAENMLGSLLCLPGSGSVLLDPYGSTISETTSEAWSVEVLPSDSAPDLKQEERLQELESCSGVGSTSDDTEVREVSSRPSTPGLSVVSGISATSEDIPNKIEDLRSECSSDFGGKDSVTSPDGEESGHGSHHLTSPPSQADSLLAMFDPLSSGEGSCTGTIVRPKVHYARPPHPPPDPPIPEASALGQDTRHSLFTPHCLAQAELEHTKQRHSFPDRLVRSRSSDIVCPGRRPTSDPGLNRRVAVEERDPAGAFALGPSSSPSKDSLKGETEDRKDSDDEKSDRNRPWWKKRFVSAIPKAPIAAFRKRDKQEKDDNVPERIPQDDPLPRQSTQAQAAEDILDKYRNIKRTSPSDGAAAGASYDGTGDLCVEDSVHDSPREDTLQNISTDDLPDSASQTAQQHDSKFSFSDAKKKLRLALCSADSVALPIMTPATTRNGLPDHMDPEDNEIVCFLKVQLAEAINLQDKNQMAQIQETTRCVSRFDARTCRKLLAAIAEDYRKRAPYIAYLTRCRQGLQTSQAHLERLLTRVLRDKEVANRYFTTVCVRLLLEHMESKMLDFIKAFQGCTASDDKTAAVEDFLRYLYGAMARDAIWQYASEDQLQDAQMAIERSVMNRIFKLAFYPNQDGDILRDQLFHEHIQRLSKVVTANHKALQIPEVYLKETPWPSAQSEIRTINAYKTPRDKVQCILRMCSTIMNLLSLANEDSVPGADDFVPVLVFVLIRANPPCLLSTVQYINNFYASRLSGEECYWWMQFTAAVEFIKTIDDRK; translated from the exons ATGGTGAAGCCAGACATCCACACTCTGGCCCACCACCTGAAGCAGGAGCGGCTGTACGTGGCGTCGGAGAAGCAGCTGATCCAGAGGCTCAACAGCGATGTGCTGAAGACAGCTGAGAGGCTCTATCGGGCCGCCTGGATCGCCAAGCAGCAGAGGATCAACCTTGATCGTCTCATCCTCACCAG TGCGGAAGCCTCTCCAGCTGAGTGCTGCCAACATGCCAAAATGCTGGAAGACACACAGTTTGTTGATGGCTACAAGACTCTGGGTTTCCAGGAGACAATCTACGGTGAGTTCGTGGCCCGGTTGAGAGAGAACCCCAGACTGGTGGCGTCATGCCTGGTGGCAGGAGAGAGGCTGAACCAGGAGCACACCCAGGGGGTCATCTATACAGTCTTCACCTCACTTTATGGCAACTGCATCATGCAGGAGGATGAGAGCTACTTGCTACAG GTGTTGCGGTACCTGGTAGAGTTTGAGCTGAAGGAGAATGACAACCCTCGCCGTCTGTTGAGAAGGGGAACCTGTGCCTTCAGCATCCTTTTCAAGCTCTTCTCTGAGGGCCTGTACTCAGCCAAACTCTTCCTCACTGCCACCCTCCACGAACCCATTATGCAGCTGCTGGTGGAAGATGAAGACCACCTGGAGACGGACCCAGCCAAGGTGACAGAGCGTCTCACTCCGGCCCAGCAGGAGCGCTTTGGAGAAAAGGGCTCTGAGGGCTACAAACAACGGGTGCAGGCAGCGGTGGAGGCCAATGAAGCCAAGCTGGTAGCTCTGGTCAATAAGTTTATTGGTTACTTGAAGCAGAACACCTACTGCTTTCCCCACAGCCTGCGCTGGATTGTGTCCCAAATGTACAAGACATTGTCCTGTGTGGAGCGTCTTGAAGTGGGTGAGGTGCGCACCATGTGCACAGACCTACTGCTGACCTGCTTCATCTGCCCAGCTATAGTCAACCCGGAGCAGTATGGTATCATCTCAGATGCCCCCATCAATGAAGTGGCCCGCTTCAATCTAATGCAG GTGGGGCAGCTTTTGCAGCAGTTGGCCATGGCTGACGATGATGCAGACCCAAGGCGGAAAAGCTGCTTGTCTAAATTTGATAAG AGTTGTGTAGCTGCCTTTCTGGACGTGGTGATTGGTGGAAGAGCAGTCGAGACCCCACCAATGTCCTCAATGAATCTTCTAGAAGGCCTGAGCAGGACTGCGGTCTATATTACGCATCATCAGCTGTTGGCGCTG GTGGACTTTGTGCGAAGCGTGACGGCGGGTGACCACCTTCGGGAGGAGGACCACATGGCTCTGGAGACCCTGCTGGCCAATGTGCCCCAGTCTCGAACTGTGAAGAGCAACAGCCTGGAGCTCACCCCTTCCAACACCCCCCAGCTCTCCCCAGCCACCACTCCCGCCAACAAGAAGAACAGGCTCCCCATAG GACAACACTTAGCAGCTATAACATCCTGGGACCCCACAACCACCGCTTTGTCTGCTCATATTCCATTAGTAACCCCTTTTG CAGCTGCTCGTAGCCGCAGCCGTACCAACATAGCCCAGGAGGGGGAGGCAGAGGCCAGCTCCCAAGAGTCCCTGCAGGAGCTGATGCCAGAGGAGGTGCTGGTGATTTCACTAGGATTTGGTCCTCAGAATGTCCCTGGGATGATGTCAGAGAATGAG GTTTTGAACCTGCAGATGGCTGATGGGGCCCCAGGGGACGGCCATGCTGATGACACTAAGCTGCATGGTAAACCAGACAAAACTCTGCGCTTCTCCCTCTGCAGTGACAACTTGGAGGGCATCTCAGAGG GTCCATCTAATCGTTCTAACTCTGTGTCATCTCTGGACCTGGAGGGAGAATCAGTTTCTGAGCTGGGAGCTGGGCCATCAGGGAGCAACGGGGTGGAGGCTCTACAGCTTTTGGAGCATGAACAGG CCACCACTCAGGACAACCTGGATGATAAACTGCGCAAATTTGAGATCAGAGACATGATGGGCCTGACAGATGATCGGGACATCTCTGAGACTGTCAGTGAAACTTGGAGTACTGATGTGCTCGGCAGCGATTTTGATCCCAACATGGATGAAGACCGTCTGCAGGAAATAGCAG GGGCAGCTGCGGAGAACATGCTCGGCAGCCTGCTGTGTCTTCCTGGCTCGGGCTCAGTGCTGCTCGACCCCTATGGCTCCACGATCTCGGAGACCACAAGCGAGGCCTGGAGTGTGGAGGTCCTGCCCAGCGACTCAG CCCCCGACCTGAAGCAGGAGGAGCGTCTGCAGGAGCTGGAGAGCTGCTCCGGTGTTGGCAGTACCTCAGATGATACAGAAGTCAGAGAGGTCAGCTCAAGACCCAGCACTCCAGGCCTCAGTGTTGTCTCAG GTATCAGCGCAACCTCAGAAGACATCCCCAACAAGATCGAGGACCTGCGGTCAGAGTGCAGCTCAGACTTTGGAGGAAAGGACTCTGTGACCAGTCCAGATGGGGAGGAGTCAGGCCACG GATCACACCATCTGACATCTCCACCCTCACAAGCTGATTCCTTATTGGCCATGTTTGATCCCCTCTCCTCCGGTGAAG GTTCCTGCACTGGAACAATAGTGAGGCCCAAAGTGCACTACGCCAGGCCCCCTCACCCTCCCCCCGACCCTCCCATCCCTGAAGCCAGTGCCCTGGGGCAGGACACACGCCACTCTCTCTTCACGCCCCACTGCTTGGCCCAGGCTGAGCTGGAGCACACTAAGCAGCGCCACTCCTTCCCTGACAGGCTGGTCCGTAGCCGCAGCTCTGACATCGTGTGCCCAGGCCGCCGGCCCACAAGTGACCCCGGCCTTAATCGGCGGGTAGCAGTCGAAGAGCGCGACCCTGCCGGGGCCTTCGCATTAGGACCGTCCTCGTCCCCCAGCAAGGACTCCCTGAAAGGAGAG ACTGAGGACAGAAAAGACAGTGACGATGAGAAGTCTGATCGCAACAGACCTTGGTGGAAGAAACGTTTTGTGTCAGCCATTCCCAAAG CTCCGATAGCAGCATTTAGGAAAAGGGACAAGCAGGAGAAAGATGATAATGTTCCGGAGCGAATCCCGCAAG ATGACCCTTTGCCCAGACAGAGCACACAAGCGCAGGCAGCTGAAGACATCCTGGACAAGTACAGGAACATAAAGAGGACCAGCCCGAGTGACGGAGCCGCAGCTGGAGCTTCTTACGATGGTACCGGAG ATCTTTGTGTTGAGGACAGCGTGCATGACTCTCCAAGAGAAGACACCTTGCAGAACATTTCCACAGATGACCTCCCAGACTCAGCCAGTCAGACAGCACAGCAGCATGACTCCAAGTTCTCTTTCAG TGATGCAAAGAAGAAGTTGAGGTTGGCGTTGTGCTCCGCAGACTCAGTGGCTCTGCCCATCATGACCCCTGCAACCACTCGAAATGGGCTGCCTGACCACATGGACCCTGAAG ACAATGAGATCGTCTGCTTCCTGAAGGTCCAGCTAGCAGAGGCCATCAATCTTCAGGATAAGAACCAGATGGCCCAGATCCAGGAGACCACGCGTTGCGTCAGCCGTTTCGACGCTCGTACCTGCAGAAAGCTGCTGGCTGCTATCGCGGAGGATTACAG AAAGCGGGCACCATACATAGCCTATCTAACCAGGTGTCGTCAGGGCCTGCAGACCTCACAGGCCCATCTGGAGAGACTCCTCACGAGGGTGCTGAGAGATAAGGAAGTGGCAAACCGCTACTTCACCACTGTCTGTGTTCGGCTCCTTCTCGAACACATGGAGTCCAAGATGCTGGACTTCATTAAAG CGTTCCAGGGGTGCACAGCATCTGATGACAAGACCGCAGCAGTGGAGGATTTTCTGCGCTACTTGTACGGTGCCATGGCCCGTGATGCCATTTGGCAGTATGCTAGCGAGGACCAGCTGCAGGATGCCCAGATGGCTATCGAGCGCAGCGTTATGAACCGCATCTTCAAACTGGCTTTCTACCCAAACCAGGATGGAGATATTCTCAGAGATCA gcTTTTCCACGAACACATCCAGCGGCTCTCAAAAGTTGTGACGGCCAATCATAAAGCTCTTCAAATCCCCGAG GTGTACCTGAAGGAGACTCCATGGCCCTCTGCACAGTCTGAGATCAGGACCATCAATGCCTACAAGACTCCAAGAGACAAAGTCCAGTGTATACTGCGCATGTGTTCCACCATCATGAACCTCCTCAGTCTGGCAAATGAAGACTCCGTTCCCGGAGCCGATGACTTTGTCCCCGTGCTCGTCTTTGTCCTCATAAGG GCAAACCCGCCCTGCCTGCTGTCCACCGTTCAGTACATCAATAATTTCTACGCCAGCCGGCTGAGTGGGGAGGAGTGCTATTGGTGGATGCAGTTCACCGCGGCGGTGGAATTCATTAAGACCATCGACGATCGCAAGTGA
- the gapvd1 gene encoding GTPase-activating protein and VPS9 domain-containing protein 1 isoform X4 has translation MVKPDIHTLAHHLKQERLYVASEKQLIQRLNSDVLKTAERLYRAAWIAKQQRINLDRLILTSAEASPAECCQHAKMLEDTQFVDGYKTLGFQETIYGEFVARLRENPRLVASCLVAGERLNQEHTQGVIYTVFTSLYGNCIMQEDESYLLQVLRYLVEFELKENDNPRRLLRRGTCAFSILFKLFSEGLYSAKLFLTATLHEPIMQLLVEDEDHLETDPAKVTERLTPAQQERFGEKGSEGYKQRVQAAVEANEAKLVALVNKFIGYLKQNTYCFPHSLRWIVSQMYKTLSCVERLEVGEVRTMCTDLLLTCFICPAIVNPEQYGIISDAPINEVARFNLMQVGQLLQQLAMADDDADPRRKSCLSKFDKSCVAAFLDVVIGGRAVETPPMSSMNLLEGLSRTAVYITHHQLLALVDFVRSVTAGDHLREEDHMALETLLANVPQSRTVKSNSLELTPSNTPQLSPATTPANKKNRLPIAAARSRSRTNIAQEGEAEASSQESLQELMPEEVLVISLGFGPQNVPGMMSENEVLNLQMADGAPGDGHADDTKLHGKPDKTLRFSLCSDNLEGISEGPSNRSNSVSSLDLEGESVSELGAGPSGSNGVEALQLLEHEQATTQDNLDDKLRKFEIRDMMGLTDDRDISETVSETWSTDVLGSDFDPNMDEDRLQEIAGAAAENMLGSLLCLPGSGSVLLDPYGSTISETTSEAWSVEVLPSDSEAPDLKQEERLQELESCSGVGSTSDDTEVREVSSRPSTPGLSVVSGISATSEDIPNKIEDLRSECSSDFGGKDSVTSPDGEESGHGSHHLTSPPSQADSLLAMFDPLSSGEGSCTGTIVRPKVHYARPPHPPPDPPIPEASALGQDTRHSLFTPHCLAQAELEHTKQRHSFPDRLVRSRSSDIVCPGRRPTSDPGLNRRVAVEERDPAGAFALGPSSSPSKDSLKGETEDRKDSDDEKSDRNRPWWKKRFVSAIPKAPIAAFRKRDKQEKDDNVPERIPQDDPLPRQSTQAQAAEDILDKYRNIKRTSPSDGAAAGASYDGTGDLCVEDSVHDSPREDTLQNISTDDLPDSASQTAQQHDSKFSFSDAKKKLRLALCSADSVALPIMTPATTRNGLPDHMDPEDNEIVCFLKVQLAEAINLQDKNQMAQIQETTRCVSRFDARTCRKLLAAIAEDYRKRAPYIAYLTRCRQGLQTSQAHLERLLTRVLRDKEVANRYFTTVCVRLLLEHMESKMLDFIKAFQGCTASDDKTAAVEDFLRYLYGAMARDAIWQYASEDQLQDAQMAIERSVMNRIFKLAFYPNQDGDILRDQLFHEHIQRLSKVVTANHKALQIPEVYLKETPWPSAQSEIRTINAYKTPRDKVQCILRMCSTIMNLLSLANEDSVPGADDFVPVLVFVLIRANPPCLLSTVQYINNFYASRLSGEECYWWMQFTAAVEFIKTIDDRK, from the exons ATGGTGAAGCCAGACATCCACACTCTGGCCCACCACCTGAAGCAGGAGCGGCTGTACGTGGCGTCGGAGAAGCAGCTGATCCAGAGGCTCAACAGCGATGTGCTGAAGACAGCTGAGAGGCTCTATCGGGCCGCCTGGATCGCCAAGCAGCAGAGGATCAACCTTGATCGTCTCATCCTCACCAG TGCGGAAGCCTCTCCAGCTGAGTGCTGCCAACATGCCAAAATGCTGGAAGACACACAGTTTGTTGATGGCTACAAGACTCTGGGTTTCCAGGAGACAATCTACGGTGAGTTCGTGGCCCGGTTGAGAGAGAACCCCAGACTGGTGGCGTCATGCCTGGTGGCAGGAGAGAGGCTGAACCAGGAGCACACCCAGGGGGTCATCTATACAGTCTTCACCTCACTTTATGGCAACTGCATCATGCAGGAGGATGAGAGCTACTTGCTACAG GTGTTGCGGTACCTGGTAGAGTTTGAGCTGAAGGAGAATGACAACCCTCGCCGTCTGTTGAGAAGGGGAACCTGTGCCTTCAGCATCCTTTTCAAGCTCTTCTCTGAGGGCCTGTACTCAGCCAAACTCTTCCTCACTGCCACCCTCCACGAACCCATTATGCAGCTGCTGGTGGAAGATGAAGACCACCTGGAGACGGACCCAGCCAAGGTGACAGAGCGTCTCACTCCGGCCCAGCAGGAGCGCTTTGGAGAAAAGGGCTCTGAGGGCTACAAACAACGGGTGCAGGCAGCGGTGGAGGCCAATGAAGCCAAGCTGGTAGCTCTGGTCAATAAGTTTATTGGTTACTTGAAGCAGAACACCTACTGCTTTCCCCACAGCCTGCGCTGGATTGTGTCCCAAATGTACAAGACATTGTCCTGTGTGGAGCGTCTTGAAGTGGGTGAGGTGCGCACCATGTGCACAGACCTACTGCTGACCTGCTTCATCTGCCCAGCTATAGTCAACCCGGAGCAGTATGGTATCATCTCAGATGCCCCCATCAATGAAGTGGCCCGCTTCAATCTAATGCAG GTGGGGCAGCTTTTGCAGCAGTTGGCCATGGCTGACGATGATGCAGACCCAAGGCGGAAAAGCTGCTTGTCTAAATTTGATAAG AGTTGTGTAGCTGCCTTTCTGGACGTGGTGATTGGTGGAAGAGCAGTCGAGACCCCACCAATGTCCTCAATGAATCTTCTAGAAGGCCTGAGCAGGACTGCGGTCTATATTACGCATCATCAGCTGTTGGCGCTG GTGGACTTTGTGCGAAGCGTGACGGCGGGTGACCACCTTCGGGAGGAGGACCACATGGCTCTGGAGACCCTGCTGGCCAATGTGCCCCAGTCTCGAACTGTGAAGAGCAACAGCCTGGAGCTCACCCCTTCCAACACCCCCCAGCTCTCCCCAGCCACCACTCCCGCCAACAAGAAGAACAGGCTCCCCATAG CAGCTGCTCGTAGCCGCAGCCGTACCAACATAGCCCAGGAGGGGGAGGCAGAGGCCAGCTCCCAAGAGTCCCTGCAGGAGCTGATGCCAGAGGAGGTGCTGGTGATTTCACTAGGATTTGGTCCTCAGAATGTCCCTGGGATGATGTCAGAGAATGAG GTTTTGAACCTGCAGATGGCTGATGGGGCCCCAGGGGACGGCCATGCTGATGACACTAAGCTGCATGGTAAACCAGACAAAACTCTGCGCTTCTCCCTCTGCAGTGACAACTTGGAGGGCATCTCAGAGG GTCCATCTAATCGTTCTAACTCTGTGTCATCTCTGGACCTGGAGGGAGAATCAGTTTCTGAGCTGGGAGCTGGGCCATCAGGGAGCAACGGGGTGGAGGCTCTACAGCTTTTGGAGCATGAACAGG CCACCACTCAGGACAACCTGGATGATAAACTGCGCAAATTTGAGATCAGAGACATGATGGGCCTGACAGATGATCGGGACATCTCTGAGACTGTCAGTGAAACTTGGAGTACTGATGTGCTCGGCAGCGATTTTGATCCCAACATGGATGAAGACCGTCTGCAGGAAATAGCAG GGGCAGCTGCGGAGAACATGCTCGGCAGCCTGCTGTGTCTTCCTGGCTCGGGCTCAGTGCTGCTCGACCCCTATGGCTCCACGATCTCGGAGACCACAAGCGAGGCCTGGAGTGTGGAGGTCCTGCCCAGCGACTCAG AAGCCCCCGACCTGAAGCAGGAGGAGCGTCTGCAGGAGCTGGAGAGCTGCTCCGGTGTTGGCAGTACCTCAGATGATACAGAAGTCAGAGAGGTCAGCTCAAGACCCAGCACTCCAGGCCTCAGTGTTGTCTCAG GTATCAGCGCAACCTCAGAAGACATCCCCAACAAGATCGAGGACCTGCGGTCAGAGTGCAGCTCAGACTTTGGAGGAAAGGACTCTGTGACCAGTCCAGATGGGGAGGAGTCAGGCCACG GATCACACCATCTGACATCTCCACCCTCACAAGCTGATTCCTTATTGGCCATGTTTGATCCCCTCTCCTCCGGTGAAG GTTCCTGCACTGGAACAATAGTGAGGCCCAAAGTGCACTACGCCAGGCCCCCTCACCCTCCCCCCGACCCTCCCATCCCTGAAGCCAGTGCCCTGGGGCAGGACACACGCCACTCTCTCTTCACGCCCCACTGCTTGGCCCAGGCTGAGCTGGAGCACACTAAGCAGCGCCACTCCTTCCCTGACAGGCTGGTCCGTAGCCGCAGCTCTGACATCGTGTGCCCAGGCCGCCGGCCCACAAGTGACCCCGGCCTTAATCGGCGGGTAGCAGTCGAAGAGCGCGACCCTGCCGGGGCCTTCGCATTAGGACCGTCCTCGTCCCCCAGCAAGGACTCCCTGAAAGGAGAG ACTGAGGACAGAAAAGACAGTGACGATGAGAAGTCTGATCGCAACAGACCTTGGTGGAAGAAACGTTTTGTGTCAGCCATTCCCAAAG CTCCGATAGCAGCATTTAGGAAAAGGGACAAGCAGGAGAAAGATGATAATGTTCCGGAGCGAATCCCGCAAG ATGACCCTTTGCCCAGACAGAGCACACAAGCGCAGGCAGCTGAAGACATCCTGGACAAGTACAGGAACATAAAGAGGACCAGCCCGAGTGACGGAGCCGCAGCTGGAGCTTCTTACGATGGTACCGGAG ATCTTTGTGTTGAGGACAGCGTGCATGACTCTCCAAGAGAAGACACCTTGCAGAACATTTCCACAGATGACCTCCCAGACTCAGCCAGTCAGACAGCACAGCAGCATGACTCCAAGTTCTCTTTCAG TGATGCAAAGAAGAAGTTGAGGTTGGCGTTGTGCTCCGCAGACTCAGTGGCTCTGCCCATCATGACCCCTGCAACCACTCGAAATGGGCTGCCTGACCACATGGACCCTGAAG ACAATGAGATCGTCTGCTTCCTGAAGGTCCAGCTAGCAGAGGCCATCAATCTTCAGGATAAGAACCAGATGGCCCAGATCCAGGAGACCACGCGTTGCGTCAGCCGTTTCGACGCTCGTACCTGCAGAAAGCTGCTGGCTGCTATCGCGGAGGATTACAG AAAGCGGGCACCATACATAGCCTATCTAACCAGGTGTCGTCAGGGCCTGCAGACCTCACAGGCCCATCTGGAGAGACTCCTCACGAGGGTGCTGAGAGATAAGGAAGTGGCAAACCGCTACTTCACCACTGTCTGTGTTCGGCTCCTTCTCGAACACATGGAGTCCAAGATGCTGGACTTCATTAAAG CGTTCCAGGGGTGCACAGCATCTGATGACAAGACCGCAGCAGTGGAGGATTTTCTGCGCTACTTGTACGGTGCCATGGCCCGTGATGCCATTTGGCAGTATGCTAGCGAGGACCAGCTGCAGGATGCCCAGATGGCTATCGAGCGCAGCGTTATGAACCGCATCTTCAAACTGGCTTTCTACCCAAACCAGGATGGAGATATTCTCAGAGATCA gcTTTTCCACGAACACATCCAGCGGCTCTCAAAAGTTGTGACGGCCAATCATAAAGCTCTTCAAATCCCCGAG GTGTACCTGAAGGAGACTCCATGGCCCTCTGCACAGTCTGAGATCAGGACCATCAATGCCTACAAGACTCCAAGAGACAAAGTCCAGTGTATACTGCGCATGTGTTCCACCATCATGAACCTCCTCAGTCTGGCAAATGAAGACTCCGTTCCCGGAGCCGATGACTTTGTCCCCGTGCTCGTCTTTGTCCTCATAAGG GCAAACCCGCCCTGCCTGCTGTCCACCGTTCAGTACATCAATAATTTCTACGCCAGCCGGCTGAGTGGGGAGGAGTGCTATTGGTGGATGCAGTTCACCGCGGCGGTGGAATTCATTAAGACCATCGACGATCGCAAGTGA